CGATGGCCTTCTTCCTGTACTCCTACCGGCTCTGGTACGGCTACACGATCACCGACGCGGCGCCCGCCGTGCTGTTCAGCGTGCTGCTCATCGGCATGTGCCTGGGCTTCCTGGCACACAACATGCACCCGGCGCGGATCTTCATGGGCGACTCCGGCTCGATGATGCTGGGCCTCATGCTGGCCGTCGCCGCGATCTCCATCACCGGCCGGGTCGACCCCGACCTGGTCACCAGCGAGACCGGTTCGCAGACCGCCACGGTGCACGAGTTGGTGCCGATCTACATCCCGCTGCTGCTGCCCCTGACGGTCATCGCGCTGCCGCTGGCCGACCTGCTGCTCGCCGTGGTCCGCCGCACCTGGGCCGGCCAGTCGCCGTTCGCCGCGGACAAGCGCCACCTGCACCACCGGCTGCTCCAGGTCGGACACTCGCACAGCCGCGCTGTGCTGATCATGTACTTCTGGGCCGCGCTGATCGCCTTCGGCACGGTGGCCTTCTCGGTCACCAACACCGGCCGCACGGTGGTGCTGACGCTGGTCGGGCTCTGCCTGGTCGGCCTGGTGGTGCTGCTCACCCCGCGGTTCCGCCCGCGCGCCCCGCGGGCCGTGCAGTCCTTCGTCCCGCCGCGGTACCGCCGGCGCCAGCCCTCGGCCCCGATGGCTGAACTGTCGGCGAAGGACAAGCAACTTCTGGGTGAAGCCAGCCGTGACTCCTCGACGCTCGACGATCACGGTCACGCCAGCCGCCGCCGGTAGCAAGGGAGTTGACGGGACCTCAAGCCCGTTCACCCGTACGGCGGCACCGTTGGGCCGTCGGTGTGACAGGTGCCACACAATCATGGTAAAGCTCTCATCAAATAGTTTGTGATACCGTTCACGAGTACCGAGAACACGCCGAAAGACCTGACAGGTGGAGGACCTCCGTCCTCGGTCGGTCTCCCTCGACGGGCCCGCCGCTCCAGCGGGCGGCCCGGCGGCGGCCCCTCGGTCCGGTGT
The nucleotide sequence above comes from Streptomyces kaniharaensis. Encoded proteins:
- a CDS encoding MraY family glycosyltransferase; this encodes MREYLLVLFCTAAVTYLLTGPVRKFAIAAGAMPPVRARDVHREPTPRLGGIAMFGGLCAGILVASQLDNLSKVFSQGTDIRALLSGAGIMWLLGVLDDKWGVDALVKLGGQMIAAGVMVWQGVTVITLPVPGVGAVAVSPTQGMVISVTLVVVMVNAVNFIDGLDGLAGGMVCIAAMAFFLYSYRLWYGYTITDAAPAVLFSVLLIGMCLGFLAHNMHPARIFMGDSGSMMLGLMLAVAAISITGRVDPDLVTSETGSQTATVHELVPIYIPLLLPLTVIALPLADLLLAVVRRTWAGQSPFAADKRHLHHRLLQVGHSHSRAVLIMYFWAALIAFGTVAFSVTNTGRTVVLTLVGLCLVGLVVLLTPRFRPRAPRAVQSFVPPRYRRRQPSAPMAELSAKDKQLLGEASRDSSTLDDHGHASRRR